One part of the Rutidosis leptorrhynchoides isolate AG116_Rl617_1_P2 chromosome 1, CSIRO_AGI_Rlap_v1, whole genome shotgun sequence genome encodes these proteins:
- the LOC139848361 gene encoding uncharacterized protein produces MGDRRDRDRDRDRDRERERDRDRDRERDRDRKRDRDDRDRPRHRHVDSDRERDRERDADRHRDRDRDRDRKDRSKRSYTPERARARHSRSRSRSIDQHKRSRKSNNRTPSPDQSHKRRKHDKVVDNDVVSEFVDGIVKEKQQKKKELKEGSEVAVENDEIDANEIEMMKMMGIPVGFDSTKGKPVEGNDVSGIRAVTKRQPRQYMNRRGGFNRPLPAEVNR; encoded by the coding sequence ATGGGCGATCGCCGTGACCGTGACCGTGATCGTGATCGAGACCGCGAACGTGAACGTGACCGAGACCGAGACCGTGAACGTGACCGTGACCGAAAAAGAGACAGAGACGACCGTGACCGTCCGCGTCATCGCCACGTGGACTCAGACCGAGAACGAGATCGTGAAAGGGATGCTGACCGTCACCGAGACCGTGACCGTGACCGTGACCGTAAAGATAGAAGCAAAAGGTCATACACGCCGGAACGAGCACGTGCTCGGCACTCGAGGTCACGTTCTCGATCAATTGACCAACACAAACGAAGTAGAAAAAGTAACAACCGTACACCGTCACCTGACCAGTCGCATAAACGTCGTAAACACGATAAAGTTGTCGATAACGATGTGGTTTCGGAGTTTGTGGATGGAATTGTGAAGGAAAAGCAGCAGAAGAAGAAGGAATTGAAGGAAGGTAGTGAAGTTGCTGTTGAAAATGATGAGATAGATGCTAATGAGattgagatgatgaagatgatggggaTTCCGGTAGGGTTTGATTCGACGAAAGGGAAACCAGTTGAAGGGAATGATGTGAGTGGGATTAGAGCTGTGACTAAAAGACAGCCACGTCAGTATATGAATCGCCGTGGTGGATTTAATCGTCCGTTGCCAGCTGAAGTTAATCGTTAA